The Chlamydiales bacterium STE3 genomic interval GCAGCTGGAATGGGTGCTGGAGGATATTCATCGATGGATGAAGCAATGCGTACCTTTATGGGTGCTTTTGGAGGGGGAGGAGCCGATTCGATCTTTGAAGCATTTTTTGGTGGTGGAGAATTTGGCGGAGCAACGGAACGAGGCGCTCGAATGCAGCATCGACAAGGTGCGAGCAAGCGTGTTAATATTAATATCACCTTTGAGGAAGCTGCCAAGGGCGTAGATAAAGAGCTAGCAATCACCAATTTTGTTAGCTGTCGTGACTGCCATGGTAAAGGCTCTGCTTCTCCAAGTGGAATTAAAAAATGTAGTCGCTGCGGCGGAAGAGGGCAAGTTTTTGAGCAGCGAGGTTTTTTTAGCATGTCTATGGCATGTCCTCAGTGTCATGGTGAAGGACGCGTCATTAAGGATCCTTGCAAAAGCTGCCATGGCGAGGGTCTAGTCAAGGAGAAACAACGCGTTAAGGTCCATATCCCTGCTGGTGTAGACACAGGAATGCGTCTCAAAATGAGCGGGTACGGAGATGCTGGTCAAGGTGGTGGACCAGCTGGGGATCTTTACGTGTTTATCAACGTGGAACCCAATGAAATTTTTGAAAGAGAAGGAAACGATATCCTTCTCACACTTCCCATAAGCTTCACAGAAGCTGCTTTAGGGTGTAAAAAAGAAGTTCCTTCATTATATTCACATACATGTCGAATCACTATCCCAGAAGGCACTCAAAATGACAAAATTTTCAGAATCAAGAGTGAAGGTTTTCCCAATGTTCATGGACAGGGGAGAGGGGATTTATTGGTCAAAATTTTTGTCGAGACCCCCACACATCTAACTGAAAGACAAAAACAACTTCTTGTTGAATTTGGAGCGCTGGAAAGCCCAGGCAATCAGCCTAAGAGTAAAGGGTTTTTAAACAAAATCAAGGGCTTTTTTAGTTAATTTTCAAAGACTTATTGGAATCAAAAATAAATGGCTTTGCTAATCGTTTCCTGAGGGGCACAGCAAATGTCTACTTCGATATTATTTTTTTTAAGGATGCTTTTCACTGTGGTTAGAGCTATTTCGGGTGAATTGCATTCGCTTGAGAGATGAGCGAGGTGAATGTGCTTCAGTTGAGGATGAGCAACTTCCGCCAAAATGCGACCGCAGTCTTCGTTCGATAGGTGTCCATTTCGGCTCAAAACACGCTGTTTATAGACTGTAGGACGTGGAGAAGCGTGAACCATCGAAGGTTGATGATTAGCTTCTAAATAAATATAATCACATTGTTGCAGGTGATTGCGCACTAGCGAGGTTGCAAATCCTAAGTCTGTGCAAAACCCTAATTTCAGCGAGCCTGTTCTCACAGTAAATGCTACAGGATCTAAAGTGTCGTGTTGAATGGTAAAAGGATGAATTTCTAAATCGCCAAACTCGAAAGTTTCGCCTGTTGAGAAAATTTTAAACTTTGGAATAGCGTTGAAAGTTTCAGTGATTCCTTTTGCAGTCTCATGGTTGGCAAAAACAGGAATGCCTTTTTTATATGCTAAGACTTTTAAACCTTGAATATGATCAGAATGTTCATGGGTAATTAAAATAGCATCAATTTCGCTAATATCTACGTTGATTTCATTCAATTTTTTTTCGATGTTTCTTGCGCTAAGTCCAGCGTCAATCAAGATCTTCGTTTGATTGGTTCCCAAGTAAATGCAATTGCCTTTTGAGCCCGATGCAAGCGGACAAAAGCCTTTCATTTTCACTCCTAAAATTTGGCGCTATTTATTCATCAATTCTTTAGCAGATGGCAGAACAACTAAGGAAAAGTAAGGGTAACTTTTACCACATTTTTACATATAAAATGAACCGCTTTATTCGTTTAAGGCTAGGTTTATTTGACGACAATCCTCCTTTAAGTAAAATGAGATTTTCTAAAAAATGGAATGTTATGCATAGCGCCCGTTTTATGTTACAAAAAATCAACGGACTTTTGGATGAGCTGATCGATGTCGCAACTGCCTTAGAGAAGCTGTCTTTAGAAGTAAAGTCCGAAGAAGAAATCAATACTCTACAGCTAAAACAAGAGCAAATCATTAATGAGCTTTTGCAGTTGGATGAACATTTGCATGGAGATTTTCCGGAGCTTGAGCATGAAAAATTAAAAGAAAAAGAACTTATCCGTTCAAAAATGGCAAAATTTCAAAAGTTAAATGATAGCTTTATTGACAATTTAGAAAACGGCTCAGGTTTAATCAATTTTGAATAAAAAATGAGGAATATTGGAAATTAAAGTTGAAATTATTTTAACAAGGGATTTATCGCAAATAGCCATTTGCATCTTTGTCTTTGCTTAAATACAAATGATTCTACTTTTAGATTTTGTTTCATTTGATTTTAATGAATTTCTTGGGTTCTACACATCTTCTTGGCTGGGTCGTTTAGTAACAAGGATTTTACGGGGTTTGCTGCCTTCTGCAGGCCCCACTATCCCCCGAGATTCGAGCTGGTCAATCAGGCTTGCTGCTCGAGCATAGCCGATTTTTAATTTGCGTTGGAGAAATGTTGTAGAAGCATTACCTGTACTTAAAATTATATCTTTAGCATCTTCATAGAAAGAGTCTTGCGTATTTGGTTCATCCATCGCTTCGATATCCGCTAAGTGTAGTTGGCTAAATGACTGGATCAAATAGTTGGGCTTTGCTTGCTCACAGAGCGTTTTTACAACAGACGAAATATCTTCATCACGTATAAAAGCACCTTGGGCTCTGGTAAGGTGTGAAGCTCCTGGTGGTAAAAAGAGCATGTCACCATTGCCAAGAAGCGACTCTGCTCCGACCTCATCTAAAACAATTTGGCTATTGACACGGCTTGCGACTTTAAAGGATATACGGGTTGGGAAATTAGCTTTAATTAAACCTGTAATGACTTCTCTAGAAGGCCTTTGAGTTGCCAAGATTAAATGAATACCGACAGCTCTTGCCATTTGGGCGATACGTGCAATTGGCGTTTCAATATCGCTGCTCGAAACCATCATCAAGTCTGCGAGTTCATCGATAATGCCAACAATGTAGGGCATTTTTTCTGGTACATCAATATCAAGTGCTGTTTCTAATTCGATGTTAATTTTGCGATTGTTGAAAGCCTCAATGTTACGCATGCCCGTAAGTTTTAAAATTTCGTAACGCTTCTCCATTTCTTTAACTAGCCAATTCATTGCGGTACAGGCATCTTTCGGCTCTGTAATAACTGGAGCTAGCATATGGGGTAAGGAAGTGTATGGAGTAAGCTCTACCTTTTTAGGATCCACCATAACGAGTTTTACCTCATCAGGTTTTAGAGTCATCACAATGGACATGACAATTGTGTTAATACAGACCGATTTTCCTGACCCAGTTGCGCCAGCAATAATGCAATGAGGCCATTTAGTTAAATCACTCATGACATAATCGCCGTTAACCGCCTTACCAAGTAAAATAGGAATGCGTAGTTTGGGATCTTGCTGATAGTGAGAAAGCATTTCTTTAAAGCTAACTTCTTGAGGGTATGGGTTTGGAACTTCAATACCAACTGCTGCTTTTCCTGGAATTGGAGCGATGATCCTGATGGATTTTGCCTCCATATTTAGGGCAATATCATTTTCAAGAGTTTTGATTTTTTGGACCTTTACGCCAATTGCTGGATGGACTTCAAAGGATGTGATTGTGGGGCCACAGTTGATTTGCCCGACCTTTGCTTCAATCCCAAAGCTTTGCAAGGTTTCCTCTAGGACCTCTGCTTGGCGTCGAAGGTCTTTCTTCAATGAAGATTGATCTACTTTCTTAGCACTTGTTAGCAAACTAGAGCTTGGCAGTTTATAATCATTGGGCTGGCCTTCTAAAGTTTCTTTTTTTAGTGCTTCTCGCTTTTTAGGAGATGGAGAAGAAGGCAGTTCTAAAGGGGGCAATCTTTTTGAGATAATTTTTTCCTCAGCAAATAAATCAAATTCTCCTTTTTTTGAAATCGAGGGACGCTGCGTTAACTCTGTTTCGGGTTTAATGGCTAACACCTCATGCTGTGAGGCAGAGGAGCTGCGCAAATTCACATAACGCATAAAATCGCTTGTCTGTGCTTGATTAAATGGTTCTGTTTTTATTAATGTACTTTTAGGTTCCATAAAGGTGCTTTTGGATTCCACTTCTGCAGGGGTTAGGGAAGTACTTTTCCATTCAATTTTATCTAAGTAAGCCTTAGCTTTAATCAGAACTTCTGACACAGAAATACCTGTTAAATAAAAAAGGCTGGCCAGCCAAGCAGTAAAAAATAAACCTGCAACGCCCACCCAATTTAGGATCTTTTGCATGTTTAAGAATGGTATGTCCTGGTAAAGATAAAAAAATGGGGCACCTCCTAAATGAAAGTGTAGATGCTTATCTTTTAGTGAAGGATAAAATATTTCATTGATTTCACTTGTAAAGGTGACATCGTAGCCTTCGATCACTGATAGCAGCATGGAATTTGATAAAATAAACAACCCAAAATATAGGCATTTAATCGGGAGCTGTTGAATATTCTTGTTTAAGAACAGTTGCCAGCCAATCCAGCCAATAAAGATACAAAGAAAGTAGCTGCTGAGTCCAAAAAGAGCGTGAAAGACCAAACCTATAGAATAGCCTGCCAGCCCAAGTAGGTTTTTAGACTCAGGACCAAAAGCAAAGCTTAAGAGGCTTAAAAAAAGAAAAAAAGCTGAAGAGAGAGCGATAAGCCCTTTTACTTCAGGAGGTGTTGAGGGAGAGACTGGGATGCTTTTTTTTGTTTTTTTTTTGGCCATAATTAATGAAATAAAAATAGAGTCAAGGAACCAACTGCGATACAGTACCAAATGAAGATCCTAAACTTATCTTTTATAGCGATTCGAATCAAGAGTTTAAGTGCGAAAAAGCCGGTCACAAACGCGGTTAAAAAGCCTGCGACATAGGTGAAAAAGCCTAAAGAATTAATTGTTAAGGTATTTCCTGCAAGAACTTCTCTGCTCTCCAATATAATGCCCCCAAGAATTGCCGGGATGCTAAGTAAAAATGAAAATACTACAGCTTTTTCTGGCTGCCATCCTAGCATTTTAGCTCCAGAGATTGTCGATCCACTTCTAGAAACACCAGGGAGGACTGCGAAAGCTTGAAAGCACCCAATCTTTAAGGCGTCTAGCAGAGAAGATCTTTGTGGACAATGCTCCCTTTTAGCGACTTTTTCACCCAAATAAAGAATAAGAGCGGTAGTGAAGAAAAAGTAGCCAAGAAACTCTACTTGATTAAAGAGCGATTTTAATGGATGTAATAGAAAAGCGATAGGGAATAACGGCAAAGTGCCACACCCAATCTGCAGAAGGGATTGCTTGTCAAAAAGGGTGTGTCTTATTTCCTTAAAAAAAACTATTAAAACAGCAAAAAGAGTTCCAAAATGGCAGATCAAATCAAAAAGAACATATTTTTCAAGATTTTCAAAGCCTAGTAATTTCTGAAACAAAATAAGATGACCAGAAGAGCTTACTGGAAAAAATTCTGTTACACCTTGAATGAGTCCTAAAAAGATAGCTTTTAGTGGGGACATCTTTGCAATAAGGAATGGATTTAAGATGGGCGATCAACGGGATTCGAACCCGCGACATTTGGAACCACAATCCAACGCTCTAACCAACTGAGCTATGATCGCCATGATTTAAAGTTAGCTGCTAGCTTATCTTGCTCATTATTTGAGCTGAGACAATTATTCTACAAAAATTCCTTTTTTTTTCAAGATGAAAAAGAAAAGTTTTTTCCCTGTAAGGGATGATGAAGGGGAAATAAAAAATAGATTTACATTCTTAGACTGATTAAAAAGGAAACAAGCGCCATTGTAGAGATTATCCAAGCATAAACAGCAAGCAGCTTGCATTAAGAACGAGCGGGTCTTCTGGTCCTTGCGTTTTTTAATTCACAATTTGAGTTTAAAATGTGACAAATTTGTGTAGCATTGCTAGAATGCTAATTTTATAATTTATTGTTCTTGTTTCTGTAAAGGAGACTTTGTACAATGCGTAATGCAGTTTTTGTTAGCAACTAACATAAGCTAGGAGCGCTAATAAGAAATCACAAAATTCCTTGCTCAATAAAAACGGGCAATATTGATGCTCTGGATTGTATAAATATAATGCTTATCTTTTTGAAGAGGAGCTAAACTTGCTAGGTTGTGGTAGAAACATGGATCATCACGCTACAGATTTTTATCAGTCAACCTCTGAAGGTTCTCCGAGAGGCTGCTTTCATAGAGTTATTGCCTTAAACAATACACACGAACATAAATGGGAAGATGTTGGTCAGTTAGCCTCAACCTTACCTAAAGGTTGGTTTGAATTGGCGTCTCTTAACACCGATGATAAAATTAGCTTTGTTAAAGAGTTTTGGATTTCAAAGCTTACTCCCTACTCTCAATTTACCAAATCGCTTCTCGCCTTTTTTGAACGTTTAGATGATATTGGCATTTACCTAGTTCAAAAAAAATTCGATGACCCGTTCGAATGCCATATGATTTATAGCTTAAGAAATAATGGAGGATTTTTCAAAGGACTGCCTCCTGTTAAAGAATCTGACTTAATGAATTTAAAGCAAAACTTTTCCGAAGTTATTCTTCCAAAAGATTTTTTACAATTCCTGCTTATTCACGACGGTTTTTGCAAAGCAACCGATACAGGAATGATCCCTTGCAATCAGTTATATGGAAATTACATTGCTTTGCAAAAATTGCTAGCGCGTGAGGACTCTGTTTTTACAAACAGTGGGGATATGGTAAACCCGAAACTTCTCATTCCCTTTTATGAATCCTTCGGCATGCCCTTCTTTCAGTGTTTCTGGGGAGAGTGGTATCCAGAAAATGAAATGGGTAACGTTTACTTCTCTGGAAAAACAAAAACTATTTCTAACGTTAAATGTCGTGATCCTAGCTCCGAAAATATGGCTTTTCCAACCTTTCGCTCTTGGTTGAATTTTTATCTTGAAACAATCGAATAACGCCCTATGTATATTGTTGAAGATCTGTTGCGTGCCTACAGCAAGAAGTTAAGTTTGGAATTAGTAGCTGGTAAGGAAGGGGTAAAAAGGGTAATTAGAATTCCCGAAGTTCAAAGGCCTGGATTAAGTCTAGCTGGTTATTTAAAAAACCATGCTCGCAAACGTATTTTAATTTTTGGGCGAGTCGAAATCGAATACTTAAGAGATTTGTCTCCAAATGAACGTATTAAACGCCTAGAACCACTTCTAACAGCTTTAACTCCAGCGATTATCGTTGCAAGGGGCTATCGTCCTTTGAAAGAAATGCTTAATTTATGCAATTTACTTGCTCTTCCTTTGCTTAGAACGCCGTTGTCTACGATGAGTTTGATCGGTAAAATGACATTGGCACTAAATGAAGAATTTTCTCCTAGCATGACCTGTCATGGAACATTAGTTGAAGTATTTGGTGTTGGAGTCCTCATACAAGGAGATTCATCTGTTGGGAAAAGTGAAACGGCTCTTGGGCTGATTGAAAGAGGCCACCGATTAATTTCAGATGACATTGTAAAGGTAAGAAAGAGAGAAGATAATTCTTTAGAAGGTTTTGGAGCTGAACTAACCAAACATCATATGGAGATTCGAGGTATCGGCATTATCAATGTAGCCAATTTATATGGTATTGTGTGTGTTAGAGAACAGAAAGACATTGAGATCGTTGTTAAACTAGAAGAATGGGATGATACGCATTTTTATGATAGAGTAGGGATCGATGATAAGCTGTGCGATATACTTGGTGTTAAGCTACCCTTTCATATTTTACCTGTTAAACCAGGAAGAGACGTTGTATTATTACTGGAAACGGTTGCTTTAAACCACCGATTGAAGATGATGGGATATAATTCAGCTAAGGAATTTCATACAAAATTAACTGAGACAATAAGTAGCAAAGGAAATAAAAGTCGATTTAACGGCTATAAAAAATTAGCTAAAAGCCAAAAATCATGAAAATTTCTGCAAAATTAATCGTTAAAAATGAAATGGGATTGCATGCTCGCCCTGCCGCTGAAATCGTCAAGTTATTGCTAAATAGTGAAAGTGAGGTGACTTTTATCCTTGGTATGATGAAAATAAATGCCAAAAATATCCTGGGTATCTTAATGCTGGCAGCTCCCAAAAATTCCGTAATTACGGTAGAGATAGTTGGACATGATGCTAAAGAAACAATGGAAAAATTAAAATTTGCCTTTGAAGAAAGATTTGGGGAATAGATGTCTACAACAACTTTGGCAAGCACAGAAGAAATGGTACTAAAAGGTACGCCTATTTGCCGTGGAATTGCTATGGGACAATTGTTTTTTATGGGAGCGATCGATGATGATATCCCCCATTTTTCCATCCCTCCGGCCGGTATAGATAATGAAGTCAAACGTTTTCGCGAGGCCTTAAATCGAGCTCGAGAAGACATTAAAAGATTACGTTCCCAGCTTGAAAGAGAAGCTGTACCAGAAGGAGCTGCAATTTTAGAGGCTCATCTGTTGATGATGCGAGACCCTTCATTGTCGACAGACATTGAAGAAAAGATCCGTCTCCACGGAAAAAATGCAGAATCCATTTTTTACAAGATGATTAAAGATTGTCGAGAAAAATTTAGCTCTCTTGCAGATCCCTATTTTAGAGAAAGAAGTAAGGATATCGAGGATATTTCTTGGCGAATTATGAGCTATCTTTGTGAGAAAAAACAAGTAGGTTTATCCGAAATCCCACAAGGCTCTGTCGTTTTTGCTCATGAGTTGACTCCTTCCCTTGTGGCAAGTGCCAATCGAGGAAAAGTTGCAGCACTAGTAACTGAGGCGGGTGGTGTCACTGCGCATGCAGCTATTGTGGCTAGAGCAAAGGGTATACCTTACGTGTCCAGCATTCCATTTGACCAACTGAAAGAAGCACAAAACGAATGTGTAATTGTCGATGGCAGAACAGGACTTGTCATTATCAACCCTGACGTGCGCACAAGAGATAAATACGTTACAAGTCTTGCTAAATTAGTGGCACAGGTCGATGCTTTAGATAAAATGGGTTCTTTAGAAGCTGAAACCTACGACGGTTTCCAAATAGGTCTTTGTGCCAACATTGACATGGACAATGAACTAGAGATGCTTCACCAGTACGGAGGAAAAGGCGTTGGGCTTTACCGCTCGGAATTTGTTTTTCATTCTTTTCAACGTTTTCCTACGGAAGAAGAGCAGTATGCAATCTATCACAACGTTGTTCAAAAGATGCATGGTTTGCCAATTGTTATTCGCACGTTTGATGTTGGCGGGGATAAGTATCTGATGGATCATCAGCCTCCTCCTCACGAAGGAAACCCTTTCTTAGGATGCCGTGCCATACGATTTCTACTTAAAGAAAAAATTATCTTTAAGGCGCAAATTCGAGCTATTTTAAGAGCTGCTGTACACGGGAGAGTAAGTATCATGTTTCCCATGGTGGCAGGCCTTACAGAGCTCAAAGAGGCAAAAATTGTTATCGAAGAAGTCAAGCGCGATTTAGATAAAGAAGGTATTCCTTACGGTAAAAGTGTAAGAATTGGCTGCATGATCGAAGTTCCGTCTGCGGCAATTATTTCAGATTTGTTGGCTGCAGAATGTGATTTCCTTTCCATTGGAACAAATGATTTAGTGCAATATTCTCTTGCTGTAGATCGAGCGAACCATGCGATGAGTTGCTTTTATACACCCACCCATCCAGGTATTATCCGTTTAATTAAGATGGTAGTAGCTGCAGCAAATAAACATGGCATTCCCGTCACAGTTTGTGGAGAAGTCGCTGCTGACCCACGTTTCACCCCCCTTTTACTTGGATTAGGTGTTCATGAACTTTCAGTAGCTTCTCTCTATCTGCCAGTGATCAAAAATGCGATTCGAAGTACTAGTATTGTGCGTGCAACCTATCTGGCTGAAGAAGCCTTAAAGCTAACCACATCACAAGAAATTCAAGATCTTCTAGATAAGGAATATCAGGAGACAATGCCTGAAGACTCCTTTTATCATTGTTAGCTGAAGCCGATATTTAGGATTTCTATGCAGCCAATGCCTTAGCGTGAATGGTTGGTTTTGCTAAAATACAGCGATTTCACTGTTCTCTACTTATTTGATAGACTTGTAGTTTGCGATTGGCGTACTAGATCCCTAACTGCTTCAATAACAAGCTCTGGCTGCTCCCAATGAATCATATGGCCGCTTTCAGAAGCTACAATATTTTTACCTTTTTTAGATTGAGCAGCCAGTTTTTTTTGTAATTTCGACCAAGTTTCAAGAAATAAATTCATCGTTTCCTGATCAAATCCTGGAATGGGATCGACTTTGCCAGCTGAAAGAACATAAAGAGGTGTATCAAACAGTGCGTGAGCTTTAGCTTTCATTTGTTTTAAACTCTCAGTAAAGTCTCTAAGCTCAGCATAAGCTGTGCGAATTGTTTTATTTTGACATTGTTTTGCATTTCTTAAGGCTCTTTGTGCGAGGGGATAAGTTTTCAAGTCACTTCCAAAAATGTAAGGAATGAGCCAGCGATGACTTCCAAAAGGTGCAAAAATAGATAGAGCGTGTAGTATTTCTCTATATGTCTCGTAGGGGATGAAGGGGAGTTTTTCCATTTGCTCTTCATGTGAAGCGTCAACAAGCACGAGTCCTAGCACATCTTTAGGGTATTCAGATGCATAAAGCCTAACATTTAATCCCCCAAATGAATGACCAACAAAAATGTATGGCCCTGGGATATCTAAGTTCATTAGAAGTTGATGAAGTTCTTTGATAATTTGGCCACTTGTTCTTGGCTCGGGTCCAGGATCGCTCCACCCATATCCTGCACGATCAAAAGTCAAAACACGAGCAAACTTGGCAATTTCTGGTTCGACCAAAATCCAGTCCAAGCTATTGCAGCCCATGCCGGCATCAAGAACAACTAACGGCCCTGCTTCTCCTGTGATGTTAAAATGGATTCGGTAGCCGCCTATATCTATAAGTTTTCCCGGTGCTGGGAAACGATTTTCATCTATAGTCGTCAATGTCAACTGATAAAAAAAACTTAAAAAGGTAAGAGCACAAATTAAAACACAAAAAAGGACAGAAGCACGCTTAAGGATGGCTAGAAGCATATTAAAATTTTAGTGTAAAACTTTAACTTATGTTACCCCAAGCTATGGATTAAAAGTAATAAATAATTAGAAAGAATAGTCCTCTGACCTGCTATTTAGAAACATAGCAGGTCAGGCAATTTTATAGACATGTTGGATTTAAAGCTTAAATGGTAGGTTTTGCATCCCTTGAAAGCCTTGCATGTTTGAGGAAGATTTGGAGTCGAGTTTGCTTTTGGCATCTTGAAATGCTGCCTTTATTAAGTCTTCCAAACCTTCAACATCTTCTGGGTCAACGCATTCAGGTTTAATCTTTATACTTTTAACAGTGTAGTCACCCAACAAAGTAACAGTAACGAGTTCTTGACTGGCAAATCCTATTACTTCAGTGTTTTCCATATCTGTCTGCATTTTATTGAGCTGCGCTTGCAAAGCTTTGGCTTCCTTTTTCCTTTTTGAAAATCCTGTTCCCATGTTTCCTCTAAATTAATTTTTTCGAATTCTTCCATCAAGCTCTACCGAAGCAAATTGTAATAAGGTGTCATACTGTGCTTGTTTTTGCTTGCTAATGGCTAATGATTGTGGTGAAAATGTTGGTTTTTCTTCAGGCAAAACTTTAGCGACAATAACGGTTTTTTCTTTAACTATTCCATTTAAATCTTCAAAAGTTGGTGAGGGATCTTCACTTACATGAATTTCAGAAGATTTTATTGGCAAAGTAGGAGTTACGCTTACAAAAGTTTTTGTTGTTTCTTGGAGAAGCGTTGTTTGAGTTAATTGATTATCCATTAATGCTGAAGTGTTTTGAGAAGAGGGGGGTAAAACGTTTGAATCCTCTTGTATTTCTTGGACTTTTTGTTCAAGTAAAGCAAGTTTATCTACGATTTGTTCAATTGGGATGCGGCTGTGGCTGCGGATAATTCTCAAAAGCAGCGATTCTATCGCGATCCGGAGTGAGGGTTGCTGGCGAATTTGTTGATGAGCTTCTATACAAATGTCAAGAATCATTAGCAACTGTTCTT includes:
- a CDS encoding Phosphoenolpyruvate-protein phosphotransferase (Product derived from UniProtKB/Swiss-Prot:O31149;Gene name derived from UniProtKB/Swiss-Prot:O31149;EC number derived from UniProtKB/Swiss-Prot:O31149), with translation MSTTTLASTEEMVLKGTPICRGIAMGQLFFMGAIDDDIPHFSIPPAGIDNEVKRFREALNRAREDIKRLRSQLEREAVPEGAAILEAHLLMMRDPSLSTDIEEKIRLHGKNAESIFYKMIKDCREKFSSLADPYFRERSKDIEDISWRIMSYLCEKKQVGLSEIPQGSVVFAHELTPSLVASANRGKVAALVTEAGGVTAHAAIVARAKGIPYVSSIPFDQLKEAQNECVIVDGRTGLVIINPDVRTRDKYVTSLAKLVAQVDALDKMGSLEAETYDGFQIGLCANIDMDNELEMLHQYGGKGVGLYRSEFVFHSFQRFPTEEEQYAIYHNVVQKMHGLPIVIRTFDVGGDKYLMDHQPPPHEGNPFLGCRAIRFLLKEKIIFKAQIRAILRAAVHGRVSIMFPMVAGLTELKEAKIVIEEVKRDLDKEGIPYGKSVRIGCMIEVPSAAIISDLLAAECDFLSIGTNDLVQYSLAVDRANHAMSCFYTPTHPGIIRLIKMVVAAANKHGIPVTVCGEVAADPRFTPLLLGLGVHELSVASLYLPVIKNAIRSTSIVRATYLAEEALKLTTSQEIQDLLDKEYQETMPEDSFYHC
- a CDS encoding putative Hydrolase, alpha/beta fold family (Product derived from UniProtKB/Trembl:B4WUK0), with the protein product MLLAILKRASVLFCVLICALTFLSFFYQLTLTTIDENRFPAPGKLIDIGGYRIHFNITGEAGPLVVLDAGMGCNSLDWILVEPEIAKFARVLTFDRAGYGWSDPGPEPRTSGQIIKELHQLLMNLDIPGPYIFVGHSFGGLNVRLYASEYPKDVLGLVLVDASHEEQMEKLPFIPYETYREILHALSIFAPFGSHRWLIPYIFGSDLKTYPLAQRALRNAKQCQNKTIRTAYAELRDFTESLKQMKAKAHALFDTPLYVLSAGKVDPIPGFDQETMNLFLETWSKLQKKLAAQSKKGKNIVASESGHMIHWEQPELVIEAVRDLVRQSQTTSLSNK
- a CDS encoding hypothetical protein (Product derived from UniProtKB/Swiss-Prot:Q6MDZ8;Nucleoid-associated protein pc0477), whose protein sequence is MGTGFSKRKKEAKALQAQLNKMQTDMENTEVIGFASQELVTVTLLGDYTVKSIKIKPECVDPEDVEGLEDLIKAAFQDAKSKLDSKSSSNMQGFQGMQNLPFKL